A window of Marmota flaviventris isolate mMarFla1 chromosome 20, mMarFla1.hap1, whole genome shotgun sequence contains these coding sequences:
- the LOC139703045 gene encoding vomeronasal type-1 receptor 90-like, with protein MTKRSTLHIFVAVGNVFSSQITLGITANVFLLLFHVLTCHLQCRIRTTDFIIAHLALIHLLMLIIRVFLDIDILGVLDIWNDITCKAVIYLYRLMRSLSVSTTCLLSVLQATTLSPRSCFLDKFKHTSPQHSLWYFLILWVFNMFINIRILVSTEGPTNDTLDVWFSTESCRVSPTGYYYRILFSLVGILRDIFLLGLMALSSGYMVALLWRHKRQCQHLHTTSRIPQASPEQRATRTILLLMGSFVVMYFVDCVISSSSGKMQKKDPVCLVFQMLVGNGYATVSALMLICTGKRIIQFFQSTLGRMRTCLRRAR; from the coding sequence ATGACCAAGCGCAGCACACTTCATATTTTTGTGGCTGTAGGAAATGTCTTTTCTTCCCAAATTACCCTTGGGATCACAGCCAATgtcttcctgctcctcttccaCGTCCTCACGTGCCATCTTCAGTGCAGGATCAGAACCACTGATTTCATCATCGCTCACCTGGCCCTGATTCACCTGCTGATGCTCATAATCAGGGTGTTCCTGGATATAGACATTTTGGGGGTTCTGGATATTTGGAATGACATCACATGTAAAGCCGTCATCTACCTGTACAGGCTGATGAGGAGCCTGTCGGTCAGCACCACCTGCCTGCTGAGTGTCCTGCAGGCcaccaccctcagccccagaagctgTTTTCTGGACAAGTTCAAGCACACGTCCCCACAGCACAGTCTGTGGTACTTTCTCATTCTCTGGGTGTTCAACATGTTCATTAACATTCGTATTTTAGTCTCTACTGAAGGCCCCACCAATGACACATTAGATGTTTGGTTTTCCACTGAATCCTGCAGGGTTTCCCCCACAGGTTACTATTACAGGATCTTATTTTCCCTGGTAGGAATACTCCGGGACATCTTCCTTCTGGGGCTCATGGCCCTCTCCAGTGGGTACATGGTGGCTCTCCTGTGGAGGCATAAGAGGCAGTGCCAGCACCTCCACACCACCAGCAGGATTCCACAAGCCTCCCCAGAGCAGAGGGCCACTAGGACCATCCTGCTCCTCATGGGTTCCTTTGTGGTCATGTACTTTGTAGACTGCGTGATCTCCTCCTCTTCTGGGAAAATGCAGAAGAAGGATCCGGTTTGCCTTGTGTTCCAGATGCTGGTGGGCAATGGCTACGCCACCGTCAGTGCTTTGATGCTCATTTGTACCGGAAAACGAATAATCCAGTTCTTCCAATCCACACTGGGGAGGATGAGGACATGTTTACGCAGGGCCAGATAA